The genomic stretch TTAATGTTGGCAGTACAAGTCGTGCAAGCCATTGCCATACCGTCACATCAGAACTAGAAACACCAATAGGAACACCTAATCCCACTGGAAACCACCCTAATTCAACAGAAAATACAACTAAAACAAGTAATGCAATCCAAAATGATGGTGCAGATTGTAAAATATAACAATAAACTCTTATGGCTTTATCAATCAATGATCCTTTATTCTTACCAGCTAAAACACCTAAAACAAAACCTAATATTCCACTAATAACCCAAGATAAAAACATTAGCACTAATGATGCTGTGAATTTTTCAAAAATAACATCACTAACAGGTTTTCTGAAAATTAATGAATTTCCAAGATTACCTTGAATAAAGTTTGTAAACCAATTGAAAATTTTAGTAGTAATAGGTTGACCTACACCCCAATACTGTTCTAACAATGCTCTTTGAGCTTCAGTTACTGGTGTTTGTTTTAAATATGCATTAACCGGATCAATAGGTGAAAGATCCAATAATATAAAACTGAAAATTGAAACTGCAACCATTAAAACAATAAAATGAATTAATTTGTTTCTAATAAATACCCTTACACGTGAATCCATACCCCAATCCTCCAAAACTAATTAACTTTTTTTTTAAAAAAAAAGTATTTATAAAAAAAATAAAAAAAAAGAAAGATATGATTATTCAGTTGAATTAGTACGTGTCCATTCACAGATGTTTTGCATATAATCATGACCTGTAGCTGGTTCAGTACCCATATCTATTCCATTTTTCACAAAATAACAATAGTCAAAGTCAGCAATCCATAACCAAGGCGCATCAGCATTTGGTCCAAATCCTGAACCAGAACCAGTACTTGCTGCATCAGCCCATAGACTATAAGATGCATTAACATCGTTTTCTTTTAAAGCTGACTCTAATATTGCATCTACTTCCTTATTACTATAACCATTTGGATTCATATAGTTATCTTCACTGTAATTTTCCTTACTATGGTATTGTTGGTAAATGTTTCTGTAAGGATTATCAGAAGATTGTTGGAACACGGCAGGATCTTTATACATTCTAGAATATATTGTATCCCAGTCAGTTCCTTCTAATTCTATGTTAATACCTAAATCCTTAGCTTGTTCAGATACTACAGTTGCAAGAGCTTGCCTTGCTTGATCATCAGAACTGTACAACAAGGTAAATGTAGCAGGAGTACCATTTTTCTCCCTTATTCCATCACCATTAGTATCAACCCAACCAGCTTCTTCCAAAATTTGTTTTGCAGCTTCTTTATCATTGTCTTTTACAACAGCATTAGGATTAGCATATTTAAAATGATCCACACCACTATATTCAACTACAGCATGACCTTTATAAACAGAATCAACAATTTCTTCACGATTAATTCCAACATTTAATGCTTTTCGTATTGCAACATCACCAGTTACATTGTTACCTATATCATTTCCACCGGTAGTTTTTACACCAGTAGCATTTTGATATGGGAAAGTTATACCTTGTGCTCTAGGACTGTAATACTCTATCAAATCATATCCATCTACTGTTTCATTTAAACCTGAAATCGGTA from Methanobrevibacter oralis encodes the following:
- a CDS encoding ABC transporter substrate-binding protein; protein product: MDNKIKYAIIALIVIIIAIIAVASMLGTSNDNDPKHIVVTVPGLTGEPSAGFNPLTGWGCGHMNFNPLVQSTLLKSDKNGNFVNDLATGYNVSSDGLKWTVGVRDDVKFSNNETLTAKDVAFTFNEAKSSNSELDMSNLKEAKVIDDNTVEFTLNSPQSTFSYDLRYIGIIPEKDYNNETYGENPIGTGPYKLKQWDKGQQAIFEINDNYYGDKPYFTQITMLFPEEDSAAMQIAKSNQADIVQVPISGLNETVDGYDLIEYYSPRAQGITFPYQNATGVKTTGGNDIGNNVTGDVAIRKALNVGINREEIVDSVYKGHAVVEYSGVDHFKYANPNAVVKDNDKEAAKQILEEAGWVDTNGDGIREKNGTPATFTLLYSSDDQARQALATVVSEQAKDLGINIELEGTDWDTIYSRMYKDPAVFQQSSDNPYRNIYQQYHSKENYSEDNYMNPNGYSNKEVDAILESALKENDVNASYSLWADAASTGSGSGFGPNADAPWLWIADFDYCYFVKNGIDMGTEPATGHDYMQNICEWTRTNSTE
- a CDS encoding ABC transporter permease — encoded protein: MDSRVRVFIRNKLIHFIVLMVAVSIFSFILLDLSPIDPVNAYLKQTPVTEAQRALLEQYWGVGQPITTKIFNWFTNFIQGNLGNSLIFRKPVSDVIFEKFTASLVLMFLSWVISGILGFVLGVLAGKNKGSLIDKAIRVYCYILQSAPSFWIALLVLVVFSVELGWFPVGLGVPIGVSSSDVTVWQWLARLVLPTLTLSMVGVAPIALYTRNELLNVMSSDYILFAKSRGEHGWDLVERHGIRNILLPALTLQFLNFSELFGGTVLVEQVFLYPGIGQTAVAAGLQSDVPLLLGIVVISAVFVFVGNLIADILYYFVDPRIKENEA